From a single Zygotorulaspora mrakii chromosome 2, complete sequence genomic region:
- the STP22 gene encoding ubiquitin-binding ESCRT-I subunit protein STP22 (similar to Saccharomyces cerevisiae STP22 (YCL008C); ancestral locus Anc_1.412), protein MSSLDRTSGIVSIPQPVVNWLFNVIQAIYHDARTTFHDSVAVLSRFDQFRPRTRVFTNENGISELLLCIYGTLQDILPVPLLLWIPRSYPLVHPLIYLDLEQLEDSRPSVGDYVNPNGLISLPIFSRWSADTNNILQVIQEAAGICQYNCFLRPSGAPMQDSIDPRTLPPQGTSRSPDLPIKPPRPPSISLPLKSASTSTSDIPPVSSKVPLAESDYNNTVSPPPVPPKPPTKALDVITNIDLLDTEIANYEDPLYHKALLKLQWKVNELCLEDEQLLQKNLYNRKDTVKSAVAQFERMLDYESLTHKSVSDSIRVRKTALDKETANLAQRSKDIEEYERQNGCRADILSLIVAESVMINQLYELVAKDCAISDTIHALSRLLCSESIKLDSFVKKTRELARQQFLTRMQIQKVGSIIDSGTTSH, encoded by the exons ATGTCTTCTTTAGATAGGACGAGTGGGATAGTGAGCATACCGCAGCCAGTTGTCAATTGGCTTTTCAACGTAATTCAAGCA ATCTACCATGATGCGCGGACCACATTTCATGATTCGGTTGCTGTGCTTAGTCgttttgatcaattcaGACCAAGAACAAGAGTATTCACCAACGAAAATGGTATATCAGAGTTGTTACTTTGTATCTACGGAACTTTGCAAGACATTCTGCCAGTTCCGTTATTACTATGGATACCTAGAAGCTATCCACTTGTGCACCCTCTTATTTACCTCGATCTAGAGCAGCTTGAAGATTCTAGACCTTCTGTTGGAGATTATGTCAATCCCAATGGATTGATTTCCCTGCCTATATTCAGTAGATGGTCTGCTGACACTAATAATATTCTACAGGTGATCCAAGAAGCTGCCGGAATTTGCCAATATAactgttttcttcggcCATCTGGTGCTCCAATGCAGGACAGTATCGACCCGCGGACTTTACCTCCACAAGGAACATCGAGATCGCCAGATTTACCGATAAAACCCCCAAGACCACCTTCCATCAGTTTACCACTGAAATCCGCATCGACTTCGACTTCAGACATACCACCAGTATCTTCTAAGGTTCCTCTTGCGGAAAGTGATTATAATAACACAGTGTCACCTCCTCCAGTGCCTCCGAAGCCTCCTACCAAAGCACTAGATGTCATCACAAATATTGATCTCTTAGATACTGAAATTGCAAACTATGAAGATCCACTATATCACAAAGCACTTCTCAAACTTCAATGGAAAGTCAATGAATTGTGTCTAGAAGACGAACAGCTTTTGCAGAAAAACCTTTACAATCGAAAAGATACTGTGAAATCTGCCGTGGCGCAGTTCGAACGGATGCTCGACTATGAATCCCTGACCCATAAAAGCGTCTCCGACTCAATTCGGGTCAGAAAGACTGCTTTGGATAAAGAGACCGCAAATTTAGCCCAGCGATCTAAAGATATAGAGGAGTATGAACGGCAAAATGGTTGTCGCGCAGATATATTATCCTTGATTGTTGCAGAAAGTGTAATGATAAATCAACTCTATGAATTAGTTGCCAAGGATTGCGCCATTTCAGATACTATTCATGCTTTATCGCGTTTATTGTGTAGTGAATCGATAAAACTAGATTCTTTTGTTAAGAAGACAAGAGAGCTGGCGAGGCAACAGTTTCTCACGAGGATGCAAATACAAAAAGTGGGGTCTATCATAGATTCTGGTACAACCTCGCACTGA
- the CBF5 gene encoding pseudouridine synthase CBF5 (similar to Saccharomyces cerevisiae CBF5 (YLR175W); ancestral locus Anc_1.397), protein MSKEYIIKPESSGPSADTSEWPLLLKNYDKLLVRSGHYTPIPVGSSPLKRDLKSYISSGFINLDKPSNPSSHEVVAWIKRILRCEKTGHSGTLDPKVTGCLIVCIDRATRLVKSQQGAGKEYVCIVRLHDALKDEKDLGRSLENLTGALFQRPPLISAVKRQLRVRTIYESNLIEFDNKRNLGVFWASCEAGTYMRTLCVHLGMLLGVGGHMQELRRVRSGAMSENDNMVTLHDVLDAQFVYDNTRDESYLRKIIQPLESLLLGYKRIVVKDSAVNAVCYGAKLMIPGLLRYEDGIELYDEVVLITTKGEAIAVAIAQMSTVDLATCDHGVVAKVKRCIMERDLYPRRWGLGPIAQKKKQMKADGKLDKYGRVNENTPADWKKSYVPLDNSDASAEKSQEADTETSTPLISEVKKNDEEEKEEEKEEVKENESEEEKKDKKEKKDKKEKKEKKEKKDKKEKKDKKEKKRKSDDLDEDSEKKKKKSKK, encoded by the coding sequence ATGTCCAAGGAGTATATTATCAAGCCTGAGTCCTCTGGGCCTTCGGCTGATACTAGTGAATGGCCattgttgttgaagaattatGACAAGCTTTTGGTAAGAAGTGGTCATTACACTCCAATTCCAGTGGGCAGCTCCCCACTTAAAAGAGATTTAAAGTCATACATCAGTTCTggtttcatcaatttgGATAAGCCATCTAATCCATCCTCTCATGAAGTTGTTGCTTGGATCAAACGTATTCTGCGCTGTGAAAAGACGGGTCATTCAGGTACTTTGGATCCAAAGGTTACTGGTTGTTTGATTGTTTGTATCGATAGAGCTACAAGGCTGGTCAAGTCCCAACAGGGTGCTGGTAAAGAGTATGTTTGCATTGTTAGATTACATGATGCTCTGAAAGACGAAAAAGATTTGGGTCGTTCTTTGGAGAACTTGACAGGTGCCCTGTTCCAAAGACCTCCATTGATCTCTGCTGTTAAACGTCAATTGCGTGTCCGTACCATTTATGAGTCTAAtttgattgaatttgataacaaaagaaatttgggTGTCTTTTGGGCTTCATGCGAGGCTGGTACTTATATGCGTACTCTATGTGTTCATTTGGGTATGCTGTTAGGTGTAGGTGGTCATATGCAGGAGTTACGTCGTGTTAGATCTGGTGCTATGTCTGAAAACGACAATATGGTTACTTTGCATGATGTTTTAGATGCTCAATTTGTATACGACAACACAAGGGACGAATCTTACCTAAGAAAGATTATCCAACCATTAGAATCATTACTTTTAGGATACAAAAGAATAGTAGTAAAGGACTCTGCAGTCAATGCTGTTTGTTATGGTGCTAAGTTAATGATTCCTGGTTTGCTGCGTTATGAGGACGGCATTGAACTATACGATGAAGTTGTTCTAATTACGACAAAGGGTGAAGCAATCGCAGTTGCAATTGCTCAAATGTCTACTGTTGACTTAGCCACCTGTGATCACGGGGTCGTTGCCAAGGTAAAAAGATGTATTATGGAAAGAGATTTATACCCAAGAAGATGGGGATTGGGTCCAATTGctcagaagaaaaaacaaatgaagGCTGATGGAAAATTAGACAAGTACGGCCGCGTGAATGAAAATACTCCTGCCGACTGGAAGAAAAGTTACGTTCCACTAGATAACTCAGATGCATCCGCTGAAAAATCTCAAGAAGCAGACACTGAAACTTCAACTCCTTTAATATCGGAagtcaagaaaaatgatgaagaagagaaagaagaagagaaagaagaagtgaaagaaaatgagtccgaagaagaaaagaaggataagaaggaaaagaaagacaagaaggagaagaaagaaaagaaggaaaagaaagacaagaaggaaaagaaggacaagaaagagaaaaagagaaagtcAGACGATTTAGATGAAGATtctgaaaagaagaagaagaagtcaaAGAAATAA